The following are encoded in a window of Rhizobium sp. 11515TR genomic DNA:
- a CDS encoding flagellin N-terminal helical domain-containing protein yields the protein MTSILTNNAAMAALQTLRTIGSNLQDTQNAVSSGLRISKASDNAAYWSIATSMKSDNSAIGAVSDALGLGAAKVDTASTAVTSAIDVVGQIKDKLATAMEPSVDKKSVQEEITQLQQQLQSVAQSASFNGENWVMAANNDSASVVSSFIRGTNGTVSVSSTSYAFNTGATGNVLFGANADGTINTSSGILGTQDSTVSASVFSLDITNMTGGQISSALNMVQTALNSLTSLGSKLGSISSRIDLQTSFASSLSDSIQSGVGKLVDADMEEESSKLSALQTQQQLAVQSLSIANSSTQQILSLFR from the coding sequence ATGACGAGCATTCTTACCAACAACGCCGCAATGGCTGCTCTCCAGACGCTGCGTACCATCGGCTCGAACCTGCAGGACACGCAGAACGCCGTTTCTTCCGGCCTGCGCATCTCCAAGGCTTCCGACAACGCTGCCTACTGGTCGATCGCCACGAGCATGAAGTCCGACAACAGCGCCATCGGCGCCGTTTCCGACGCTCTCGGCCTCGGCGCTGCCAAGGTTGACACCGCATCGACGGCCGTCACCAGCGCGATCGACGTCGTCGGCCAGATCAAGGACAAGCTTGCAACCGCGATGGAACCGTCGGTCGACAAGAAGTCCGTTCAGGAAGAAATCACGCAGCTGCAGCAGCAGCTTCAGAGCGTTGCCCAGTCGGCTTCGTTCAACGGCGAAAACTGGGTCATGGCCGCAAACAACGACTCGGCTTCGGTTGTTTCTTCGTTCATCCGCGGCACCAACGGCACCGTTTCGGTCAGCTCGACGTCCTATGCCTTCAACACCGGCGCAACCGGCAACGTTCTGTTCGGCGCCAATGCAGACGGCACGATCAACACGTCTTCGGGTATCCTCGGCACCCAGGACAGCACCGTCAGCGCCTCGGTCTTCAGCCTCGACATCACCAACATGACGGGCGGCCAGATCTCCAGCGCGCTCAACATGGTTCAGACCGCTCTGAACTCGCTGACCAGCCTGGGTTCGAAGCTCGGCTCCATCTCCAGCCGTATCGACCTGCAGACGAGCTTCGCTTCCTCGCTGTCCGACTCCATCCAGTCGGGCGTTGGCAAGCTGGTTGACGCCGACATGGAAGAAGAATCGAGCAAGCTGTCCGCTCTGCAGACGCAGCAGCAGCTGGCTGTTCAGTCCCTGTCGATCGCCAACTCCTCGACCCAGCAGATCCTGTCGCTCTTCCGTTAA